The Leadbettera azotonutricia ZAS-9 genome has a window encoding:
- a CDS encoding uroporphyrinogen decarboxylase family protein — MRLHDRKPDIENLYKVLRKEKPPRPTLFELFMNRPLYERLAGRELPKTGDPALENLKLVVEAYAAAGYDYATAHGSDFFFDSNRRQEKKTISLNEGFVIADEASYESYKWPEPEDFDFSRLEKIRPFLPEGMKLMCMGPGGVLENVITLTGYDNLCLMLYDSPDLVKAIFDHVGERLLKYYEIALQYDTVGLLMSNDDWGFKTQTFLAPEDMRKYVFPWHKKYVDLAHKHNIPAALHSCGYFGEVMEDTIAYMGFDGKHSYEDTILPVEDSYEKWQGRIAILGGIGVDFVIQKSEEEITARCRAMLQRAEGRGGYALGTGNSVPEYIPQDHFIALLKSALEY, encoded by the coding sequence GTGAGACTTCATGACCGCAAACCGGATATCGAAAACCTCTACAAGGTTTTAAGAAAGGAGAAGCCCCCGCGGCCGACCCTTTTCGAGCTTTTTATGAACCGCCCCCTTTACGAAAGGCTTGCCGGGAGGGAACTTCCCAAAACAGGGGACCCTGCCCTGGAAAATCTGAAGCTCGTGGTGGAAGCTTACGCGGCCGCAGGCTACGATTATGCCACTGCCCACGGAAGCGATTTCTTTTTCGATTCCAACCGCCGCCAGGAAAAAAAGACCATATCCCTTAACGAAGGTTTTGTCATTGCCGACGAAGCCTCTTATGAATCCTACAAATGGCCCGAACCGGAGGATTTTGATTTCTCCCGGCTCGAAAAAATACGCCCTTTTCTCCCCGAAGGCATGAAGCTCATGTGCATGGGCCCCGGCGGGGTGCTTGAGAATGTCATCACCCTCACCGGGTACGACAACCTCTGCCTCATGCTCTATGACAGCCCCGATCTGGTCAAGGCAATTTTCGATCATGTCGGGGAGCGGCTCCTCAAATACTACGAGATTGCCCTGCAGTACGATACCGTGGGCCTCCTCATGTCCAACGACGATTGGGGCTTCAAGACCCAGACCTTCCTCGCCCCCGAGGACATGCGGAAGTACGTTTTCCCCTGGCACAAAAAATATGTTGACCTGGCACACAAACACAATATACCCGCAGCCCTCCATTCCTGCGGTTACTTCGGCGAAGTAATGGAAGACACCATTGCGTACATGGGCTTCGACGGCAAGCACTCCTACGAGGACACCATCCTTCCGGTGGAGGATTCCTACGAAAAGTGGCAGGGTCGCATCGCCATCCTTGGGGGCATAGGCGTCGATTTCGTGATTCAGAAATCCGAGGAAGAGATTACCGCCCGCTGCAGGGCCATGCTCCAGCGCGCCGAGGGCAGGGGAGGCTACGCCCTGGGCACAGGCAACAGCGTTCCGGAATATATACCCCAGGATCATTTTATTGCCCTGCTTAAATCGGCGCTGGAGTATTAG
- a CDS encoding methyl-accepting chemotaxis protein, whose amino-acid sequence MKKGHFPLVVQISILCLSLVLIISAAITAIFMNNISRMTEDNIKSVASVTMQYLNADLLHAITPFTDMVTNTAAIVNNIDDHEIMNDMMVNIMETVPDVFDLYYGTLESMYAPNGYYIDAGGWVPDSDWDPPDRPWYKAAMAKPGTTVLVDPYVDAETHRTVITVSKTAADSAGKITGVMAVDVFLDIISEIVTSRKITEDGSTVLIDSSGIYIVHENADYVLEKNIFDEIKDLNRNEIFSASQTVSFHSNEYISSSPVAGTEWFLVSIGSLTSLRATALRLLRIVIVAVLILALVASAIAVFITTILTRPFRQLVVSFSAISSGDLTVSSPDFSSLEASALSGGFNSFANGISTLMWEIKDSASSLRKVAEDLADSVVETKGTIAAVTGEVNQIRSNVERENHSIAKTEVSVTGVMNGIENLDRKIRDQVSQISGASSAIEEMVANIHSIENSTTQANNRIIELVNSSEEQKKRLSETAEAARTVEKESLSLVEMNQVIANVATQTNLLSMNAAIEAAHAGEAGRGFAVVAQEIRKLAETTARQSKSSKEALVSIQKHIKEIAESAFHVVESFDGMIDMIHQVEEVTDNLKNATEEQSIGSGQLLSSIEAINAITRNVEEGAAAMKAGAAEAAAACRDLTALSGEVDEKVSKCDVGAKSLSGNSEAMVMGADNIKYGVENLEKSINPFKIRSR is encoded by the coding sequence ATGAAGAAAGGACATTTTCCTTTGGTTGTGCAGATTTCGATTCTGTGCCTTAGCCTTGTATTGATCATATCCGCCGCCATAACGGCAATTTTCATGAACAATATCAGCCGCATGACAGAAGACAATATTAAAAGTGTTGCTTCCGTTACCATGCAATATCTTAATGCGGATTTGCTGCATGCTATCACTCCCTTCACGGATATGGTTACCAATACTGCGGCCATTGTCAATAACATTGATGATCATGAAATCATGAATGACATGATGGTTAATATAATGGAAACTGTGCCTGATGTTTTTGATCTTTACTACGGCACATTGGAATCCATGTATGCCCCCAATGGTTATTATATCGATGCCGGGGGCTGGGTTCCTGACTCCGATTGGGACCCGCCGGACCGGCCCTGGTACAAGGCGGCTATGGCAAAACCGGGAACCACAGTCCTGGTTGACCCCTATGTTGACGCAGAAACCCACCGCACGGTCATTACCGTCTCCAAAACAGCCGCTGATTCAGCGGGAAAAATCACCGGGGTCATGGCGGTGGATGTTTTTCTTGATATCATATCGGAGATTGTAACGTCGAGGAAAATTACCGAAGACGGCAGCACAGTGCTTATCGACTCATCGGGAATATACATTGTGCATGAAAATGCGGATTATGTGCTTGAAAAAAACATCTTTGACGAAATCAAAGACCTTAACAGAAACGAAATATTCTCCGCTTCGCAGACGGTCTCTTTCCATAGCAACGAATATATCAGTTCTTCCCCAGTGGCAGGGACCGAATGGTTCCTGGTTTCTATCGGATCACTCACCTCCCTCCGCGCCACTGCTCTGAGGCTTTTGAGGATCGTTATTGTCGCGGTTCTGATTCTCGCCCTCGTGGCAAGCGCGATTGCCGTTTTTATAACTACCATCCTTACACGGCCTTTCAGGCAGCTTGTGGTTTCTTTCAGCGCGATTTCCTCCGGGGATCTTACCGTTTCGTCTCCCGATTTTTCTTCCCTGGAAGCATCTGCCCTTTCAGGCGGTTTTAACAGTTTCGCTAATGGTATCAGTACTCTCATGTGGGAAATCAAGGACTCCGCCTCAAGTCTCCGCAAGGTTGCCGAAGATCTGGCGGACTCTGTTGTTGAAACAAAGGGAACCATTGCCGCCGTAACCGGAGAGGTGAATCAGATACGCAGCAATGTTGAACGCGAGAACCACTCCATTGCAAAAACCGAGGTGTCGGTTACCGGCGTAATGAACGGTATCGAAAACCTTGACAGGAAAATACGGGATCAGGTGAGCCAGATTTCCGGCGCCTCGTCGGCCATTGAGGAAATGGTGGCCAATATTCATTCGATAGAGAACAGCACCACCCAGGCAAACAACCGCATCATCGAACTGGTGAATTCCTCGGAAGAACAAAAGAAGCGCCTTTCCGAAACCGCTGAAGCGGCACGGACGGTGGAAAAAGAATCCCTTTCCCTTGTCGAAATGAACCAGGTGATTGCCAATGTGGCTACCCAGACCAACCTACTCTCCATGAACGCCGCCATCGAGGCGGCCCATGCCGGCGAGGCAGGCAGGGGTTTTGCCGTTGTGGCCCAGGAAATACGCAAGCTTGCCGAGACCACGGCCCGGCAATCCAAAAGTTCAAAAGAGGCTCTTGTTTCCATACAGAAGCATATCAAGGAAATTGCTGAAAGCGCCTTCCATGTAGTGGAATCCTTTGACGGCATGATCGATATGATACACCAGGTCGAGGAAGTTACGGATAATCTGAAAAACGCCACCGAAGAGCAGAGCATAGGCTCGGGGCAGCTTCTTTCGTCGATTGAGGCCATCAATGCCATCACGCGGAATGTGGAAGAAGGCGCGGCCGCCATGAAGGCCGGCGCTGCGGAAGCTGCGGCAGCCTGCCGGGATCTCACTGCACTGAGCGGCGAGGTGGACGAGAAAGTCAGCAAGTGCGACGTTGGCGCCAAGTCCCTGTCGGGAAATTCCGAGGCCATGGTGATGGGTGCCGATAACATCAAATACGGCGTAGAAAACCTGGAAAAATCGATTAATCCCTTTAAGATACGCAGCCGGTGA
- a CDS encoding NADPH-dependent FMN reductase: MSKLQIGVLVGSLRKESFSKKTALYVSSLMPDTFDMKPLEIGNLAMFNQDYDDEGKTPGEWTTFREEVRALDGVLLVSPEYNRSIPPVIKNALDIASRPYGKNAWSGKPGGIISVSPGKLGGFGANHQLRQAVVFLNIFLLQQPEAYIGDIASLFDEKGGISNQGTADFLRIYADAFAQWVLKFRG; this comes from the coding sequence ATGAGTAAATTACAAATTGGCGTTTTGGTTGGCAGTTTACGGAAGGAATCTTTTTCCAAAAAAACCGCCTTGTACGTTTCGAGCCTGATGCCCGATACCTTTGACATGAAGCCGCTGGAAATCGGCAATCTGGCAATGTTCAATCAGGATTACGATGACGAGGGGAAGACCCCCGGGGAATGGACCACCTTTCGCGAGGAAGTCCGCGCACTGGACGGGGTGCTGCTGGTAAGCCCGGAGTATAACCGCTCCATTCCCCCGGTGATAAAAAATGCCCTGGACATTGCTTCCCGCCCCTACGGGAAAAACGCATGGAGCGGCAAACCCGGCGGCATCATAAGCGTTTCTCCGGGAAAGCTGGGCGGCTTTGGCGCCAACCATCAACTGCGCCAGGCGGTGGTTTTTCTGAATATTTTTTTGCTCCAGCAGCCCGAAGCCTACATCGGCGACATTGCTTCTCTTTTTGACGAGAAGGGAGGGATAAGCAACCAGGGAACAGCGGATTTTCTGCGGATATACGCCGATGCTTTTGCGCAGTGGGTGTTGAAATTCAGGGGATAA
- the nrdR gene encoding transcriptional regulator NrdR, with amino-acid sequence MRCPHCGNFDDKVIESRTLANGDAIRRRRECNACGYRFTSYERIEDKQFMVVKKDGRREPFDRRKIERGVERAVEKRPVSPMGIESLVNEIEDQAAILGKVNHEIDAGVIGDLVLEKLRALDRVAYIRFASVYRHFEDLDEFVHEIQKMEKD; translated from the coding sequence ATGCGCTGCCCTCATTGCGGCAATTTTGACGACAAAGTGATAGAATCCAGGACCCTGGCCAATGGTGACGCCATACGGCGCCGCAGGGAATGCAATGCCTGCGGATACCGCTTTACCAGCTATGAACGCATAGAGGACAAGCAGTTCATGGTGGTAAAGAAGGACGGAAGGCGGGAGCCTTTTGACAGGCGCAAGATCGAGCGGGGCGTGGAACGGGCTGTGGAAAAGCGCCCGGTTTCGCCCATGGGCATCGAAAGCCTGGTCAACGAAATCGAGGATCAGGCTGCCATTTTGGGCAAAGTGAACCATGAGATAGACGCAGGGGTGATAGGCGACCTGGTTTTGGAGAAGCTTAGGGCTTTGGACAGGGTAGCCTACATTCGTTTTGCCTCGGTGTACCGGCATTTTGAAGATTTGGACGAATTTGTGCACGAAATACAGAAAATGGAGAAGGATTAG
- the melA gene encoding alpha-galactosidase, with translation MAKFAFIGAGSFGFTRGLVKDILSFDAFKDATIALMDINDERLAYITRAVEKIIKAGNYAAKVVSTKSRAEALAGADGVLCTILNGDVDVWRYDIEIPKEFGVDINVGDTRGPSGIFRALRTIPVMLDICKDIEKYCPNATFLNYTNPMAMLCRAMQSKFPKLRISGLCHSVQGTAEMLAKWIGADPGDISFTCAGINHQAFYLDYRWKGVDAYPRIREALKDPKVYNEEIVRNEMYLLLDYYPTESSGHNSEYNAWFRKRPDLIEKFCIPGTGWNPGAYAYILKEYENRKGTWKKDWDEWLANPEVDLKRGHEYAAYIFNAVFGDKTLFKFNGNVLNKGFIDNLPQDACVEVPVLASPHGLEAIKVGKLPNQLAALVHTSAICEELAVDGSLTGDPRKVYQAIAFDPLTSAVLGIHEIKDMTEKMLLRNKDYLPQFSTYTVGK, from the coding sequence ATGGCTAAATTCGCATTTATCGGCGCCGGGAGCTTCGGCTTCACCAGGGGGTTGGTTAAGGATATCCTTTCTTTCGACGCCTTCAAGGATGCCACTATCGCACTCATGGACATCAATGACGAGAGGCTGGCGTACATCACCAGGGCAGTGGAAAAGATCATAAAGGCCGGGAACTATGCGGCCAAGGTCGTCTCCACCAAGAGCAGGGCGGAGGCCCTCGCAGGGGCCGACGGCGTGCTTTGCACCATACTTAACGGCGACGTGGACGTGTGGCGCTATGACATTGAAATCCCCAAGGAATTCGGGGTGGACATCAACGTGGGCGACACCCGGGGGCCTTCGGGCATATTCAGGGCCCTCCGCACCATCCCGGTGATGCTGGATATTTGCAAGGACATTGAAAAGTACTGCCCCAACGCAACCTTCCTCAACTACACCAACCCCATGGCCATGCTTTGCCGTGCCATGCAAAGCAAATTCCCCAAATTGAGGATTTCGGGCCTCTGCCACAGCGTGCAGGGGACTGCGGAAATGCTTGCCAAGTGGATAGGCGCCGACCCTGGCGACATCAGCTTTACCTGCGCCGGCATCAACCACCAGGCTTTTTACCTGGATTATCGCTGGAAGGGCGTCGACGCCTACCCCAGGATCAGGGAAGCCCTGAAAGACCCGAAAGTCTACAATGAGGAAATCGTGCGGAACGAGATGTACCTGCTCCTGGATTACTATCCTACCGAATCTTCGGGGCACAACTCGGAATACAACGCATGGTTCCGCAAGCGGCCCGACCTGATTGAGAAATTCTGCATCCCGGGCACAGGGTGGAACCCCGGCGCCTATGCCTATATCCTCAAGGAATACGAGAACCGCAAGGGCACCTGGAAGAAGGATTGGGACGAATGGCTTGCGAACCCCGAGGTGGATCTGAAGCGGGGCCATGAATACGCGGCCTATATATTCAATGCCGTTTTCGGGGACAAGACCCTTTTCAAATTCAACGGGAATGTGCTGAACAAGGGTTTTATCGACAACCTCCCCCAGGATGCCTGCGTGGAAGTGCCGGTGCTGGCTTCCCCCCACGGGCTTGAGGCCATCAAGGTGGGGAAGCTCCCCAACCAGCTCGCGGCCCTGGTGCATACCTCGGCAATCTGCGAGGAGCTTGCAGTGGACGGCTCCCTCACAGGGGATCCCCGCAAGGTGTACCAGGCCATTGCATTCGATCCCCTGACTTCGGCAGTCCTGGGCATACATGAAATCAAGGATATGACCGAAAAGATGCTCCTCCGGAACAAGGATTACCTTCCCCAATTTTCAACTTATACGGTTGGCAAATAA
- a CDS encoding glycosyltransferase family 4 protein, whose protein sequence is MRIGVDTFACDSGKSAVGSYLIQLLKRIPPSGANYELFGYDYDRFAYSEAAPNMEFIPRCSVNGKIANSLWHIFKYPEFVQSRGWDACFFPAAHKRLPYKSPCPSIGAVHDMAAWWGSHKTRQQLDVVIRMMLPNSLRHLDRIIAVSQWVKEELVEHAGVKESRIEVVPNGIDLAAFHPRPRGEESVVLIQPFSFRRPYVLYASRLEHPLKNHVRLIKAFGIFKERTKYPHRLVLAGADSHGAEAIKKAASESKYRNDIFFTGHFPSSSLPELYAGADMVVMPSMHEGFGMGVLEAMASGVPVVCARAASLPETAEHAALYFDPLLVEDMADRMVTMTTNRDIYRESVRLGLERAQNFSWDRCAEKTLQIIQDTAGH, encoded by the coding sequence ATGAGGATAGGCGTAGATACCTTTGCCTGCGACAGCGGGAAATCGGCAGTTGGGTCATACCTGATACAGCTCCTCAAACGCATCCCTCCGTCGGGGGCGAATTATGAGCTTTTCGGCTATGATTATGACCGTTTTGCCTACAGCGAAGCGGCGCCGAATATGGAATTCATCCCCCGGTGCTCGGTGAATGGCAAGATCGCCAATTCACTGTGGCATATTTTCAAGTACCCCGAATTCGTGCAGAGCCGAGGCTGGGATGCTTGTTTTTTCCCTGCCGCCCATAAAAGGCTCCCCTATAAATCCCCATGCCCCTCCATCGGCGCTGTCCACGATATGGCAGCCTGGTGGGGTTCCCACAAAACCCGACAGCAGCTTGACGTGGTAATCCGCATGATGCTCCCCAACTCGCTGCGCCATCTTGACCGGATTATAGCGGTTTCGCAGTGGGTCAAGGAGGAGCTTGTGGAGCATGCGGGGGTAAAGGAATCCCGCATCGAGGTAGTGCCCAACGGCATTGATCTTGCTGCCTTTCATCCCCGCCCCAGGGGCGAGGAAAGCGTAGTCCTCATCCAGCCTTTCAGCTTCAGGCGGCCCTATGTGCTCTATGCATCCCGCCTGGAGCATCCCCTTAAAAACCACGTGCGCCTTATCAAAGCCTTTGGCATTTTCAAGGAAAGGACCAAATACCCCCACAGGCTGGTGCTTGCTGGCGCGGACAGCCACGGAGCCGAAGCGATTAAGAAAGCGGCGTCAGAAAGCAAATACCGGAACGACATATTTTTTACCGGACATTTCCCCTCGTCAAGCCTCCCGGAACTTTACGCCGGCGCCGACATGGTAGTCATGCCCTCCATGCACGAAGGCTTCGGCATGGGCGTCCTCGAAGCCATGGCGTCAGGGGTTCCTGTGGTCTGCGCCAGGGCAGCATCCCTTCCCGAAACCGCCGAGCACGCGGCCCTTTATTTTGATCCCTTGCTGGTCGAGGATATGGCTGACCGCATGGTTACCATGACCACCAACCGCGACATCTATCGCGAAAGCGTGCGCCTTGGCCTGGAGCGTGCTCAGAATTTTTCCTGGGATCGCTGCGCCGAGAAGACTTTGCAGATTATTCAGGATACTGCAGGGCATTGA
- a CDS encoding ribonucleoside triphosphate reductase, with protein MIKNVVKRSGEIEEYDREKIKNAIGKAFAAVGSVKAEERQEAITSRVEFLIEEMMSDRHPHSIPAIEEIQDLVETALIEGKETAAAKAYILYRARHEAMRDAKKLMLDIDSTMDGYLKQSDWRVNENANVNYSLGGLILHNSGSITANYWLKNIYPEEIASAHRNADFHIHDLSMFSGYCAGWSLRQLIAEGLGGVADKITSKPAKHLSTLMQQAVNFLGCLQNEWAGAQAFSSFDTYLAPFVKIDDLSDKELTQCLQSFVFGVNTPSRWGSQAPFTNITLDWICPADLKDKKAVVGGRETDFTYGECQEEMNRVNRIFIELMLAGDAEGRGFQYPIPTYNITADFDWESDNARLLFEMTSRYGTPYFQNFVNSDLDPSDVRSMCCRLQLDKRELRKRGGGLFGSDELTGSVGVVTINLPRIGFLAKDEKDFYRRLEKLMGLAKESLLIKRKVVSRLLENGLFPYTKRYLKNLDSHFNTIGLVGMNECIKNFLNPDLTIADEKGRDFALAVLQFMRKKLADFQEETSELFNLEATPAESTSYRLAKHDREQFPRIITAGTDEPYYTNSTQLPVMETEDIFDALDLQENLQAAYTGGTVFHTFLGEAVEDWRTCRDLVKSIAHRYRIPYFTISPTFSVCPVHGYLKGEHFSCPKCKAEKEAEIKQRIAKLEQEREAAMLAKI; from the coding sequence TTGATTAAGAATGTGGTGAAGCGATCAGGCGAAATCGAGGAGTATGACCGCGAAAAGATAAAAAACGCTATTGGCAAAGCCTTTGCTGCCGTGGGAAGCGTCAAGGCTGAGGAAAGGCAAGAGGCAATTACCTCCAGGGTGGAATTCCTCATCGAAGAGATGATGAGCGACCGCCATCCCCATTCGATCCCGGCTATCGAGGAGATCCAGGATCTGGTGGAAACAGCCCTTATCGAAGGCAAGGAAACAGCAGCCGCCAAAGCCTACATACTTTACCGTGCCAGGCACGAGGCCATGAGGGACGCCAAAAAACTCATGCTGGACATAGATTCCACCATGGACGGCTACCTCAAGCAGTCGGACTGGCGGGTCAACGAAAACGCCAACGTCAACTATTCCCTGGGGGGCCTCATACTCCACAATTCCGGGAGTATTACCGCCAATTACTGGCTCAAAAATATCTACCCCGAAGAAATTGCCTCTGCCCACAGGAACGCGGATTTCCATATCCACGACCTTTCCATGTTCTCGGGCTACTGCGCGGGCTGGTCCCTGCGGCAGCTCATCGCCGAGGGCCTCGGGGGCGTAGCGGACAAGATCACGAGCAAGCCTGCCAAACACCTCAGCACCCTGATGCAGCAGGCCGTGAATTTCCTGGGCTGCCTCCAGAACGAATGGGCCGGGGCGCAGGCTTTCTCCTCCTTCGACACCTATCTGGCGCCCTTTGTCAAAATTGATGATTTGAGCGACAAGGAGCTTACCCAGTGCCTCCAAAGCTTTGTCTTTGGCGTGAACACCCCGAGCCGCTGGGGGAGCCAGGCGCCCTTTACCAACATCACCCTGGACTGGATCTGCCCCGCGGACCTCAAGGACAAAAAAGCCGTGGTAGGGGGCAGGGAAACCGATTTTACCTACGGCGAATGCCAGGAAGAAATGAACCGGGTAAACCGCATCTTCATCGAGCTCATGCTTGCGGGCGACGCCGAAGGCCGGGGCTTCCAGTACCCCATACCCACCTATAATATCACTGCCGATTTTGACTGGGAGAGCGACAACGCCCGGCTCCTCTTTGAAATGACTTCCCGCTACGGCACCCCCTACTTCCAGAACTTCGTCAATTCCGACCTGGACCCTTCTGACGTGCGGAGCATGTGCTGCCGCCTCCAGCTTGACAAGCGGGAACTGCGGAAGCGCGGCGGCGGCCTTTTCGGTTCCGACGAACTCACCGGTTCCGTGGGGGTAGTTACCATCAACCTCCCTCGCATAGGCTTCCTTGCAAAAGACGAAAAAGATTTTTACCGCCGCCTTGAAAAGCTCATGGGCCTGGCGAAAGAAAGCCTCCTCATAAAACGCAAGGTGGTTTCCCGGCTTTTGGAAAACGGCCTCTTCCCCTATACCAAACGCTACCTTAAAAACCTTGACAGCCACTTCAACACCATCGGCCTTGTGGGCATGAACGAGTGCATCAAAAATTTCCTGAACCCCGATCTTACCATTGCGGACGAAAAGGGCCGCGATTTTGCCCTGGCAGTATTGCAATTTATGCGCAAAAAACTGGCAGACTTCCAGGAGGAGACCAGCGAGCTTTTCAACCTTGAAGCCACGCCGGCGGAGTCCACCTCGTACCGCCTTGCCAAACACGACAGGGAACAGTTCCCCCGCATCATCACTGCCGGTACCGATGAACCCTACTACACCAATTCCACCCAGCTTCCGGTTATGGAAACCGAAGATATTTTCGACGCACTGGATCTCCAGGAAAACCTCCAGGCTGCCTACACGGGGGGCACAGTTTTCCACACCTTCCTCGGCGAAGCTGTCGAGGACTGGCGCACCTGCCGGGACCTGGTAAAATCCATCGCCCACCGTTACCGCATCCCCTACTTCACCATATCGCCCACATTCTCGGTGTGCCCGGTTCACGGCTATTTAAAGGGCGAACATTTTTCATGCCCCAAGTGCAAGGCAGAAAAAGAAGCTGAAATCAAACAGCGTATAGCAAAGCTTGAGCAAGAACGGGAAGCAGCAATGCTTGCAAAGATATAA